From the genome of Pseudomonas sp. TMP9, one region includes:
- a CDS encoding 3'-5' exonuclease, whose protein sequence is MGNNILIVDLESTCEKGQVPGDGYHNQIIEIGAVWVSPNGQVLDQFEQLVQANLPISGYCTELTTITQSESDGGATFAEACEALAEFAGRYPSNTWGSWGGSDLRALAFDCAYHGIKSPIDGWVHRNLKAEFAKQRKIKQVGMARALKIMGIVLEGAHHRALPDVMNIAKLLAATQK, encoded by the coding sequence GTGGGCAATAACATCCTGATCGTTGATCTAGAGAGCACGTGCGAAAAAGGGCAGGTGCCAGGCGACGGCTATCACAACCAAATCATTGAAATCGGCGCAGTGTGGGTGTCGCCCAACGGCCAAGTGTTAGACCAGTTCGAGCAGTTAGTTCAGGCAAACCTGCCGATCAGTGGGTATTGCACAGAGCTAACCACGATCACTCAGTCGGAGTCCGACGGAGGCGCTACTTTCGCAGAGGCCTGCGAGGCTCTCGCCGAGTTTGCGGGTCGTTACCCAAGTAACACTTGGGGTAGCTGGGGGGGTTCAGACCTCAGGGCGCTTGCATTCGACTGCGCCTACCACGGCATTAAAAGCCCCATAGACGGCTGGGTGCATCGTAATCTGAAAGCTGAGTTCGCAAAGCAGCGAAAAATTAAACAGGTCGGCATGGCTCGTGCGCTAAAAATCATGGGGATTGTGCTGGAGGGAGCGCATCACCGTGCGCTGCCAGATGTAATGAATATCGCCAAACTCCTTGCCGCAACGCAAAAGTGA
- a CDS encoding ATP-binding protein translates to MRLDGGAVLTGINGRGKTSYLQLLPLFYGESPSEIVKVNAGKDSFIDYYLPRTTSYICFEYSRADGSLRLVVCYSTGSGEKLSYRFVRGGFNESMFKTSDTDLVTAQNLKAHLKLSGVIFADRQIETISEYRAIIQGAVFPTSDRQRQREIKQLVQDYSFSQQPLRQIEKIVTGMFRRETNFSDLQSMVVNCVSDGHAGFDSGAGSISISQDRSKIEGWTSDYNAYVAVMKLEPRMAAVEESESDLMAIDDALAEIRAKYASLKNHLEGKVVEANAALVHLTKTLHNERDQYDQARTNLRDKHGDANQAASAAEAAAAQLNKRFIDYESSEIQDKARCVDGLQDQKSNLDSLKERHGILIGESREVTERYDRLKNEDQAEFNIAKEVAMTREKELLAACDKAIERINEAQMQADDAARAEADVKRMVLDERLQSAIEEFARREVAEKSPQADPELVELLEQKREALEVARETVRLGQETLTALEKSYLTVRTHFSDQERKIGVLDRAVIEANAYMEDCKRQLNPGDGTLLRFLRDECPAAWSSSIAKVIRGDILERTDLAPSVSDYVNGVYGLSLNLDYLEAHPSADVTVAQQALERAQAAAGAATETHRLAVIELKRIGDALKEAETARDKQKRHVQTLGLTVTAADADRQAAGALVAKSKTEAHDSAKEHLRVARQARSDATAALIQHKGDTERERKSIIADFSAKKDALKAECSHDVKSILNGLTLVENSLQAKFAGYDSDRDQLLSAQGVDTSALAAIEAQIETAKTAIRNAETWARDVGYWRHWCRDEWPKHKEHVREGERLRVLQTEIAAKLQDEKEAWDIRSTELGVSITKREKELKALNGAVETAGRRISDLENRPSALTPAYDPAWTLDMLNAQANRQLHKEIDLEAAVARGVREVYEGFKGRAPKQYIEQAIPTDYPRPCREWVAPLSAWYAGAHTEYRRLLISESSMIAGEIKGFHAKMSSFHRRVNQFNRELQTGLDRSLAFESISHVGVEIISTIAEKEYWSVVEEMFQSREALSLGDSSELPSAEFAQNVERLLGFWDVKTGIRADFNSLIRIQGEVVENGNRRFFKKASDLKEVSSNGLSYLVLTTIFIGFINRIRGDSNTLNITWALDELKDLSAGNVFQLLALLKRNNITLVSAFPDPDPDTLSLFAHRYTVEPDRRLSSVIIDDDRLYTEPAALRKEFAHVQ, encoded by the coding sequence ATGCGCCTTGACGGTGGCGCAGTGCTGACCGGGATCAATGGCCGTGGCAAAACCTCGTACTTGCAGCTCCTGCCGTTGTTCTACGGGGAAAGCCCAAGTGAAATCGTGAAGGTGAACGCAGGTAAAGACAGCTTTATCGATTACTACCTGCCAAGGACGACCTCTTACATCTGTTTCGAGTATTCCCGAGCTGATGGATCGCTGCGACTTGTGGTCTGTTACTCAACGGGGAGCGGGGAGAAACTGAGCTACAGGTTTGTACGGGGAGGCTTTAATGAGTCGATGTTCAAAACGTCCGACACCGATCTTGTGACAGCACAGAACCTGAAGGCCCACCTCAAGCTTTCCGGCGTTATTTTTGCAGATCGCCAAATTGAAACGATTTCTGAATATCGCGCAATCATCCAGGGCGCGGTATTCCCTACTTCTGACCGGCAGCGCCAGCGCGAGATCAAGCAGTTGGTGCAGGACTACTCCTTTTCGCAACAGCCCTTGCGGCAGATCGAAAAGATTGTCACAGGCATGTTCCGCAGAGAAACCAACTTTTCAGACCTTCAGAGCATGGTCGTCAATTGTGTTTCCGATGGGCACGCTGGCTTCGATAGCGGGGCTGGCAGCATCTCGATCTCACAGGATCGGAGCAAGATCGAAGGATGGACTAGTGATTACAACGCTTATGTTGCGGTAATGAAGCTGGAGCCTCGAATGGCTGCCGTTGAAGAATCCGAATCAGACCTTATGGCTATTGACGATGCGCTTGCAGAGATTCGCGCAAAATATGCCAGTTTGAAAAATCATCTTGAGGGGAAGGTGGTAGAAGCCAATGCTGCGCTAGTTCACCTGACGAAAACCCTCCATAACGAGCGAGATCAATACGATCAGGCCCGAACCAACTTGCGCGACAAGCACGGTGATGCGAACCAGGCTGCCAGCGCAGCTGAAGCCGCAGCGGCACAACTTAATAAGCGCTTTATTGACTACGAGTCTTCTGAAATACAAGACAAAGCACGATGCGTAGATGGGCTCCAAGACCAGAAATCAAATCTAGACAGCTTGAAAGAGCGTCACGGAATTCTTATTGGCGAGTCTAGGGAGGTCACTGAGCGTTATGACCGGCTGAAGAACGAAGATCAGGCCGAGTTCAATATCGCAAAAGAAGTTGCCATGACCCGCGAGAAAGAACTGCTTGCGGCTTGCGATAAGGCCATTGAACGCATTAACGAAGCCCAGATGCAGGCGGATGACGCCGCGCGCGCTGAGGCGGATGTTAAGCGAATGGTGCTGGACGAGCGCCTACAGTCCGCAATCGAAGAGTTTGCCCGGCGCGAGGTTGCAGAGAAAAGTCCGCAGGCTGATCCCGAGCTGGTTGAGCTTCTTGAACAGAAGCGAGAAGCACTGGAAGTCGCCCGCGAGACAGTCCGATTAGGACAGGAAACACTCACGGCGCTTGAAAAAAGCTATCTCACAGTCCGGACTCACTTCAGTGATCAGGAGCGCAAGATTGGTGTTCTTGATCGGGCGGTTATCGAGGCGAACGCCTACATGGAGGACTGCAAGCGCCAGCTCAATCCTGGCGATGGAACTTTGTTACGGTTTTTGCGGGACGAATGCCCGGCAGCATGGTCATCGTCAATCGCTAAAGTCATTCGCGGTGACATCCTTGAGCGAACCGATCTGGCCCCATCCGTCTCCGATTACGTCAATGGTGTGTACGGGCTGTCTCTCAACCTCGATTATTTGGAAGCTCACCCATCAGCAGACGTGACGGTGGCTCAACAGGCCTTAGAGCGAGCGCAGGCAGCTGCCGGCGCTGCTACCGAGACGCACAGGCTTGCCGTAATTGAACTGAAGCGCATCGGTGATGCACTCAAAGAAGCTGAAACAGCAAGGGACAAGCAGAAGCGTCATGTGCAAACGCTTGGTTTGACTGTTACTGCCGCCGATGCTGACAGGCAGGCCGCAGGCGCTCTTGTTGCCAAAAGCAAAACCGAGGCACATGACAGCGCAAAAGAGCATCTGCGTGTAGCGAGGCAGGCCCGCAGCGATGCTACTGCTGCTCTGATTCAGCATAAAGGCGACACAGAGCGAGAGCGAAAATCCATTATTGCTGATTTTTCTGCCAAAAAGGATGCTCTGAAGGCTGAATGCAGCCACGATGTTAAATCGATTTTGAACGGCCTTACACTTGTTGAAAACTCGCTTCAGGCCAAGTTCGCCGGATATGACAGTGACCGGGATCAGCTACTGAGCGCGCAAGGTGTGGATACTTCAGCGCTTGCTGCGATCGAGGCCCAGATTGAAACCGCCAAAACGGCTATTCGTAATGCTGAAACTTGGGCTAGAGATGTTGGTTATTGGCGGCACTGGTGCCGCGATGAATGGCCTAAACATAAAGAGCATGTTCGCGAAGGTGAGCGCCTGCGCGTCTTGCAAACCGAAATTGCTGCCAAGCTTCAGGATGAGAAAGAGGCTTGGGATATTCGCTCAACCGAACTTGGTGTCAGCATCACCAAGCGAGAGAAAGAGCTGAAAGCGCTGAATGGCGCCGTAGAGACTGCTGGACGCCGCATAAGCGATTTAGAGAACCGCCCAAGCGCTCTAACGCCTGCTTATGATCCCGCGTGGACGCTCGACATGCTTAACGCGCAAGCCAATAGGCAGCTTCATAAAGAAATCGACCTAGAAGCCGCAGTGGCGCGCGGCGTAAGAGAGGTTTACGAGGGTTTCAAGGGTCGGGCACCCAAACAGTACATCGAGCAAGCCATACCAACCGACTACCCAAGGCCATGCAGGGAATGGGTGGCGCCATTATCTGCATGGTACGCGGGAGCCCACACTGAATATCGGCGTCTACTGATATCCGAATCATCAATGATTGCTGGCGAGATAAAGGGTTTCCACGCCAAGATGTCCAGCTTCCATCGGCGTGTGAATCAGTTCAACCGTGAGCTGCAAACTGGCCTCGACCGCAGCCTTGCGTTTGAAAGCATTTCTCATGTCGGCGTTGAAATCATCTCGACAATCGCAGAGAAAGAATACTGGAGTGTTGTTGAAGAGATGTTCCAGTCTCGCGAGGCACTATCCCTTGGTGATTCATCCGAACTTCCATCCGCTGAGTTCGCGCAAAATGTCGAACGGCTGCTGGGCTTCTGGGATGTTAAAACAGGCATCCGTGCCGACTTCAATAGCTTGATCCGAATACAAGGGGAGGTTGTAGAGAACGGCAACAGGCGGTTCTTCAAGAAGGCATCCGACCTCAAAGAGGTATCGTCTAATGGGCTTTCGTACTTGGTTCTGACAACCATCTTCATCGGCTTCATTAACCGTATTCGAGGCGATTCCAATACCTTGAATATCACCTGGGCGCTGGATGAATTGAAGGATTTATCTGCAGGTAATGTGTTTCAACTGCTGGCACTGCTGAAGCGCAACAACATCACCCTTGTCAGTGCATTCCCTGATCCAGACCCCGACACGCTGTCGCTCTTCGCGCACCGCTACACAGTTGAGCCAGACCGTCGATTGTCTTCGGTGATCATTGACGATGACAGGCTGTATACGGAACCAGCAGCCCTCAGGAAGGAATTCGCCCATGTTCAGTGA